Proteins encoded by one window of Akkermansia muciniphila ATCC BAA-835:
- a CDS encoding YifB family Mg chelatase-like AAA ATPase — MMTRLYSSTVLGVDGVEVEVEVDFRPMAEKRTFIVGLPDAAVKESGQRVDTAIQNSGLPFQQGIFVVNLAPADLRKQGPGFDLPIALGMVAGAAEKEMDASAWCIVGELALDGTVRPVQGILPQIMEARRMGRKRIMLPQANAYEGTPVQGVEIYPVSSLREAWHLLTSDALPPPFTGLGREAHAPRDKDAAVDFDEIKGQPYARRAMEIAAAGGHNILLCGSPGSGKSMLAQRLPTILPPLSPEEALETSKIHSVCGLLKRGNGLVDQRPFRAPHHTISDAGLMGGGANITPGEVSLAHNGVLFLDELPEFRRAALETLRQPLETGQVVISRASGTMTFPCRFMLAAAMNPCPCGYLGDRRRACTCPPAQIARYRRKISGPLLDRFDLLMEVPAVDPSILASAPAGECSASIRERVAAARRLQSSRYAGTPFRNNAALSGKALQKYCRLLPEGRAILLRAVEELALSARAYDRILKVARTIADLEGTSDIQDVHLYEAVQYRAFEQSLRD, encoded by the coding sequence ATGATGACGCGACTGTATTCCTCCACCGTCCTGGGCGTAGATGGCGTAGAAGTGGAGGTGGAAGTGGATTTCCGCCCCATGGCGGAAAAACGCACCTTTATTGTCGGCCTTCCGGATGCGGCCGTGAAAGAAAGCGGGCAGCGCGTGGACACGGCCATACAAAACAGCGGCCTTCCCTTTCAGCAGGGTATCTTCGTCGTTAATCTGGCTCCGGCGGATTTAAGGAAGCAGGGCCCCGGATTCGACCTTCCCATCGCCCTGGGAATGGTTGCGGGAGCGGCTGAAAAGGAGATGGACGCTTCTGCCTGGTGCATTGTGGGAGAACTGGCCCTGGACGGAACCGTACGCCCCGTGCAAGGCATTCTGCCGCAAATCATGGAAGCGCGGCGCATGGGCAGGAAGCGCATCATGCTGCCGCAAGCCAATGCCTATGAAGGGACGCCCGTACAGGGTGTGGAAATTTACCCCGTTTCTTCCCTGAGAGAAGCCTGGCATTTGCTTACTTCCGACGCCCTGCCGCCTCCATTTACAGGTTTAGGGCGAGAGGCCCATGCTCCACGGGACAAAGACGCCGCTGTGGATTTTGACGAAATCAAGGGGCAGCCTTATGCACGCCGCGCCATGGAGATTGCAGCGGCAGGAGGCCATAATATCCTGCTTTGCGGCTCTCCGGGGTCCGGCAAATCCATGCTGGCGCAAAGGCTCCCGACCATTCTTCCGCCTCTGAGTCCGGAAGAAGCGCTGGAGACCAGTAAAATCCACTCCGTATGCGGTCTGCTGAAACGGGGGAACGGCCTGGTGGACCAGCGTCCGTTCCGGGCTCCCCACCACACCATTTCCGATGCCGGGCTGATGGGGGGAGGTGCGAATATCACGCCGGGAGAAGTATCCCTTGCTCACAACGGCGTCCTCTTTCTGGATGAATTGCCGGAATTCCGCCGTGCCGCTCTGGAAACCCTGCGGCAGCCGCTGGAAACCGGCCAGGTAGTTATTTCCCGCGCTTCCGGCACCATGACATTTCCGTGCCGTTTCATGTTGGCAGCCGCCATGAATCCGTGTCCCTGCGGTTATCTGGGAGACAGAAGAAGAGCCTGCACCTGCCCCCCGGCGCAGATCGCACGCTACCGCCGCAAAATTTCAGGCCCGCTGCTGGACCGGTTTGACCTGCTGATGGAAGTTCCCGCCGTGGATCCCTCCATTCTGGCTTCCGCGCCTGCCGGAGAATGTTCCGCCAGTATCCGGGAACGCGTGGCGGCCGCACGGCGGCTCCAGTCCAGCAGATACGCAGGAACGCCTTTCCGCAATAATGCGGCCCTTTCCGGAAAAGCGCTCCAGAAGTATTGCCGTCTGCTGCCGGAAGGGAGGGCTATCCTGCTCCGCGCCGTGGAAGAACTGGCCCTTTCCGCCAGAGCCTATGACCGCATTTTAAAGGTGGCCCGAACCATAGCGGATTTGGAAGGAACTTCTGATATTCAGGATGTCCATTTGTATGAAGCCGTGCAGTACCGCGCTTTCGAGCAATCACTGAGGGATTAG
- a CDS encoding rhomboid family intramembrane serine protease, protein MRAENENWGDTVRNHLFDQRSAVMVHWLILLNVVIFILGFFFQVDIPRNIYPPVHLDLIQLYGAYSEYTCFHEGELWRLLTYQFLHANLGHIMFNMIALWFFGPVVEERFGHWRFLLYYLFCGVAAALFSSLLGYMGFFDPEWRFIPMVGASGSIYGIMAACAVLFPHARVQLLFPPVNLSVRQFALAVLGVAAAVIIFQWNNAGGEAGHLGGMFAGFILTLLILWKEKMSSPRRKAASSSHYSPEPSSRRPAQAYPSEKEVDEIMEKISRSGLSSLTEEEREILRRASRR, encoded by the coding sequence ATGCGAGCGGAGAACGAGAACTGGGGAGATACGGTACGGAATCATCTGTTTGACCAGCGCAGCGCCGTCATGGTGCACTGGCTGATTCTGCTCAATGTAGTCATCTTTATCCTGGGATTCTTCTTCCAAGTGGACATCCCAAGGAATATTTACCCGCCTGTCCATTTGGACTTGATCCAGCTTTACGGAGCTTACAGCGAATATACGTGCTTTCACGAGGGGGAATTATGGCGGTTGCTTACCTATCAGTTTCTTCACGCCAATCTGGGGCACATCATGTTCAACATGATTGCCCTGTGGTTTTTCGGCCCGGTTGTAGAAGAACGTTTCGGCCATTGGCGCTTCCTGCTGTATTACCTGTTTTGCGGCGTGGCTGCAGCCCTGTTTTCCTCCCTGCTGGGGTACATGGGATTTTTTGATCCGGAATGGCGCTTCATTCCCATGGTGGGGGCCTCAGGTTCCATTTACGGCATCATGGCCGCATGCGCGGTGCTCTTTCCCCATGCCCGGGTACAGCTTCTGTTTCCTCCGGTTAATTTGAGCGTGCGCCAGTTTGCCCTGGCCGTTCTCGGAGTCGCCGCAGCCGTCATTATCTTCCAATGGAACAATGCGGGCGGGGAAGCCGGCCATCTGGGCGGCATGTTCGCCGGATTTATTCTGACATTGCTGATTTTATGGAAGGAAAAGATGTCTTCCCCAAGACGGAAAGCCGCCTCTTCTTCCCACTATTCCCCTGAGCCTTCCAGCCGCCGCCCGGCACAGGCTTACCCCTCTGAAAAGGAGGTGGATGAAATCATGGAAAAAATATCCAGGTCCGGCCTGTCCAGCCTGACGGAGGAGGAACGGGAAATTCTCCGGCGCGCTTCCCGGCGCTGA
- a CDS encoding PEP-CTERM sorting domain-containing protein yields the protein MARTSGQQLLDKVKGLQNGIYAGGNNNSVGNWTVNGEGTWVNQDDVGSITLCGRSGVAGSSFAMVLGGPQEGDSVSSITFSCNTPSSVISSYSMVLAVYDSTGTLVEELSKIQDFSFTSTSETTTISLDMSAAPLTWEEGYKVVAGVRGGAGGATSAYTITGIQVSYETVPEPAAASLGLLGLGAMLLRRRRS from the coding sequence ATGGCGAGAACATCGGGGCAACAGCTTCTGGACAAAGTAAAAGGCCTGCAAAATGGAATATATGCCGGCGGCAATAACAACAGTGTTGGGAATTGGACGGTAAACGGCGAAGGCACCTGGGTTAACCAGGATGATGTAGGCTCCATTACATTATGCGGTCGCTCCGGAGTAGCGGGGTCTTCCTTTGCCATGGTTCTTGGAGGGCCGCAGGAGGGGGATTCCGTTTCTTCCATTACGTTTTCCTGCAATACTCCTTCTTCTGTAATCAGCAGTTATTCCATGGTACTTGCCGTATATGATTCAACCGGCACTCTGGTTGAGGAACTTTCCAAGATACAGGATTTTTCATTTACCTCTACATCGGAAACAACGACAATTTCCCTGGATATGTCGGCGGCTCCCCTTACCTGGGAGGAAGGGTATAAGGTAGTTGCCGGAGTACGCGGTGGTGCTGGAGGCGCTACTTCCGCTTATACAATTACAGGTATACAGGTTTCCTATGAAACGGTTCCCGAGCCTGCCGCAGCGTCTTTGGGCCTGTTGGGCCTGGGAGCTATGCTGTTGCGCCGCAGACGTTCATAG